The following proteins are encoded in a genomic region of Nitratireductor sp. GISD-1A_MAKvit:
- a CDS encoding DUF6638 family protein produces the protein MNLLRENDLIFGRLLKIEEPHLIARYNRALAAFGVPQTKLASFEIDRTGFSPQIAEELDDAQYLDPNGVNRRFIILTPAQIELPVVHTAFSNTSQLVYEFMMANARAINAITIKDVVYGEIEEQVNHVRDIEDLLSIAQVEFKVLSAEDLLGKAAELGRLADRVKHEPDAWRDDELLNRMVALARETGDIRENSLVPEQVVFRHDAYWTSHFGGVYVFTDPDTTTVIADPATPGFRRSRPWQVSYLSKDDPARIFRFLAETGRIQLPRASWIERSNYLAHRGEMVLLDLIRREAPETDFSAVDPVWLQTWTHRNAKLVAGEGSVPLLNAAVREISQTGTLKIEEIPARERFLVIRADPAHKDAWLTNRLISDFVPSDFIARYVFNKQGFYRDYETWPDAWRAYVVARLKTAYLMDKPALRKRLYGLES, from the coding sequence ATGAATCTCCTCCGCGAAAACGACCTCATCTTCGGCCGCCTCCTCAAGATCGAAGAACCGCATCTGATCGCGCGTTACAACAGGGCGCTGGCCGCATTCGGCGTGCCGCAGACGAAACTCGCCTCCTTCGAGATCGACCGCACCGGCTTCTCACCGCAGATTGCCGAGGAACTGGACGACGCGCAATATCTCGATCCCAATGGCGTCAATCGCCGCTTCATCATCCTGACCCCGGCGCAGATCGAATTGCCCGTGGTTCACACGGCCTTCTCCAACACCTCGCAGCTCGTCTACGAATTCATGATGGCCAATGCGCGCGCCATCAATGCCATCACCATCAAGGATGTGGTCTATGGCGAGATCGAGGAGCAGGTGAACCACGTGCGCGATATTGAGGATCTGCTCTCCATCGCGCAGGTGGAATTCAAGGTTCTCTCTGCCGAGGATCTGCTTGGCAAGGCCGCGGAGCTTGGCCGGCTTGCCGACCGCGTGAAGCATGAGCCCGACGCCTGGCGCGATGATGAACTGCTCAACCGCATGGTCGCACTGGCGCGCGAGACGGGCGATATTCGCGAAAACAGCCTCGTGCCCGAGCAGGTCGTGTTCCGGCATGATGCCTATTGGACGAGCCATTTCGGCGGCGTCTATGTCTTCACCGATCCGGACACGACCACGGTGATCGCCGATCCGGCGACGCCCGGTTTCCGTCGCTCGCGGCCCTGGCAGGTGAGCTATCTGTCGAAGGACGATCCGGCGCGCATCTTCCGCTTTCTGGCCGAGACTGGCCGCATCCAGCTGCCGCGCGCCTCGTGGATCGAACGCTCAAACTATCTTGCCCATCGCGGCGAAATGGTGCTGCTCGATCTGATCCGGCGCGAGGCGCCGGAAACGGATTTTTCGGCCGTCGATCCGGTCTGGCTGCAGACCTGGACGCACCGCAATGCGAAACTGGTTGCCGGCGAGGGGAGTGTGCCGCTGCTCAACGCCGCCGTGCGCGAAATCAGCCAGACGGGGACGCTCAAGATCGAGGAGATCCCGGCGCGTGAACGCTTTCTCGTCATCCGGGCAGACCCGGCGCATAAGGATGCCTGGCTCACCAACCGACTGATCTCCGATTTCGTGCCGTCCGATTTCATTGCCCGCTATGTTTTCAACAAGCAGGGCTTTTACCGTGACTACGAAACCTGGCCTGATGCCTGGCGCGCGTATGTTGTGGCGCGGCTCAAAACCGCATATCTGATGGACAAACCGGCGCTGCGGAAGCGTCTTTATGGTCTGGAGTCCTGA
- a CDS encoding endonuclease domain-containing protein, producing MRNAKLEQTESARSLRRAENDAEEALWSELRNRRLNGFKFVRQLPVGPYFADFACREKHLVVEVDGSQHAENTADRRRDSYMNEKGWSVLRFWNVDILKERGQVLETILAVLEGRLSSSVVSADMRFSPAEGRKW from the coding sequence ATGCGCAATGCGAAGCTAGAGCAGACCGAAAGCGCGCGCTCCCTGCGTCGCGCCGAAAACGACGCGGAAGAAGCCCTGTGGTCGGAACTGCGAAATCGTCGGTTGAATGGTTTCAAATTTGTACGGCAACTGCCAGTGGGGCCGTATTTTGCTGATTTCGCCTGTAGGGAGAAGCACCTTGTGGTCGAAGTCGATGGCAGTCAGCATGCTGAAAACACTGCGGATCGGCGTCGCGACAGCTATATGAACGAGAAGGGTTGGTCTGTGCTGCGTTTCTGGAACGTCGATATTCTGAAAGAGCGGGGACAGGTTCTTGAAACGATTCTGGCTGTTCTGGAGGGACGGCTTTCGTCGTCGGTCGTCTCAGCTGACATGCGGTTTTCTCCCGCTGAGGGTCGGAAATGGTAA
- a CDS encoding AAA family ATPase, translating into MDTGLTTIDEKDIEKHRATAQSLVTRFVVLQADDGRSGTELAGTGRRFVSTVSTGALRRTREVEVANTIAAIRQGDPMLSIPQHTLLFRARRGVAVALAVADVFARSTELESLQERNARSPLEGAPAQSYHALLQASAYVAAFTLSSYLLQMLDADSEPVNDTDEPDFQFDTPQDALKSVLAALDGAIAGAADDMTMTARARALARVAIEGLLQRRSRFTGLGVFEDTHMRLEADDFTLDGFDVAPGSRRKPLVMTFKKPNEIIGNHIAKYQAMKLAKMLMAYDFERQLNPFVELGGFLFTFIGDGAPGTGKTILIQMTAGLLNDYCQVAGVPFHYENFGVDQISSYQGKSGQNCKQFVENVLSPRAIGFGTIDDIDQVAAKRSDDRASAGQQEVTGVLMESFAGTGTVVRGNCSFGMFSNYPENVDDALRQRAGARWLVDGPQTFEDYVDIFVLLAGKNHSIPLGEHEPFATQEIRRAVETAYEAHSRPQEEGLAKVYERFLNDRGEPKTLTDIGAYLHEIKLAEPRFTGRAIKNITDAIKMRAMDIELPDEWFETPDTFMRQSYDEKKAMIAELRRPFTMDMVMQEINRYADSEFRYSDRSDDAAVSTIIRDQRLRERALREIEDMKARGVWGG; encoded by the coding sequence ATGGACACCGGCCTGACGACCATCGACGAGAAGGACATCGAGAAGCACCGGGCGACGGCGCAGAGCCTTGTGACGCGCTTTGTGGTGCTTCAGGCCGATGACGGCCGCTCCGGCACCGAGCTTGCCGGCACCGGGCGGCGTTTCGTGTCGACCGTTTCCACCGGCGCGCTGCGCCGGACGCGTGAGGTGGAGGTTGCAAATACCATCGCCGCCATCCGGCAAGGCGATCCGATGCTCTCCATTCCGCAGCACACGCTTCTTTTCCGCGCCCGTCGCGGTGTGGCGGTGGCGCTCGCGGTGGCCGATGTCTTTGCGCGGTCAACCGAGCTTGAAAGCCTTCAGGAACGCAACGCCCGCAGCCCGCTGGAAGGCGCGCCGGCGCAGTCCTATCACGCGCTTCTGCAGGCTTCTGCCTATGTCGCCGCCTTCACGCTATCCTCCTATCTCCTGCAGATGCTCGATGCAGACAGCGAGCCGGTGAACGACACGGATGAACCGGATTTCCAGTTCGATACACCGCAGGATGCGCTCAAAAGCGTTCTTGCCGCGCTTGATGGTGCGATCGCGGGTGCTGCCGATGATATGACGATGACGGCGCGCGCCCGCGCGCTTGCCCGTGTCGCCATCGAGGGGCTTTTGCAACGGCGCAGCCGTTTCACCGGTCTCGGTGTGTTCGAAGACACGCATATGCGGCTTGAGGCCGACGATTTTACGCTGGACGGGTTCGACGTCGCACCGGGCAGCCGGCGCAAGCCGCTCGTCATGACGTTCAAGAAGCCCAACGAAATCATCGGCAATCACATCGCCAAATATCAGGCCATGAAGCTTGCCAAGATGCTGATGGCCTATGATTTCGAGCGCCAGCTCAACCCCTTCGTGGAGCTTGGCGGGTTTCTCTTCACCTTCATCGGCGATGGCGCGCCGGGCACCGGCAAGACCATCCTCATCCAGATGACCGCCGGGCTTTTGAACGATTATTGCCAGGTGGCGGGCGTGCCGTTTCATTACGAGAATTTCGGCGTCGACCAGATTTCCTCCTATCAGGGCAAGTCGGGCCAGAACTGCAAGCAGTTCGTTGAAAATGTGCTGAGCCCGCGCGCCATCGGCTTCGGCACAATCGACGACATCGACCAGGTGGCGGCCAAGCGCTCCGACGACCGGGCGTCTGCCGGCCAGCAGGAGGTGACGGGCGTTCTGATGGAGAGTTTTGCGGGTACGGGCACCGTGGTGCGCGGCAATTGCTCCTTCGGCATGTTCTCCAACTATCCGGAAAATGTGGACGATGCGCTGCGCCAGCGGGCCGGCGCGCGCTGGCTTGTCGACGGGCCGCAGACCTTTGAGGATTATGTCGACATCTTCGTGCTTCTGGCTGGCAAGAACCATTCGATCCCGCTTGGCGAGCACGAGCCTTTCGCAACACAGGAGATCAGGCGCGCGGTTGAAACCGCCTATGAGGCGCATTCCAGGCCGCAGGAAGAAGGACTTGCGAAGGTCTATGAGCGCTTCCTGAACGATCGCGGCGAGCCGAAGACGCTGACGGATATCGGCGCCTATCTGCACGAGATCAAGCTGGCGGAGCCGCGCTTCACCGGCCGCGCGATCAAAAACATCACCGACGCCATCAAGATGCGCGCCATGGATATCGAGCTTCCCGACGAATGGTTCGAGACGCCCGATACCTTCATGCGCCAGAGCTATGATGAGAAGAAGGCGATGATCGCCGAGCTGCGCCGGCCATTCACGATGGATATGGTGATGCAGGAGATCAACCGCTACGCGGATTCGGAGTTCCGCTATTCGGACCGGTCCGACGATGCGGCGGTTTCCACCATCATCCGCGACCAGCGCCTGCGCGAACGCGCACTGCGCGAGATCGAGGACATGAAGGCGAGGGGTGTTTGGGGAGGTTGA